Proteins encoded together in one Balaenoptera ricei isolate mBalRic1 chromosome 2, mBalRic1.hap2, whole genome shotgun sequence window:
- the ZFYVE19 gene encoding abscission/NoCut checkpoint regulator isoform X2, translating to MESRCYGCAVKFTLFKKEYGCKNCGRAFCSGCLSFSAAVPRAGNTQQKVCKQCHEVLTRRVAALEAKQKPNTPQSHGLTQQDQVIAERLARLRQENKPKSVPSQAEIEARLLALRGAPQGSIPSTQEMEARLAALQGRVPPSQTPQLAHQPPDTRTQAQQAQDLLTELAAEVAIDESWERGGPATSIQNDLNQGGPGPQSTSCKGQATWSLEEEKRRLLAEAAVALQEENTRQERILALAKRLAVLQGRDPDRVTFQDYRLPDSDDEEDEETAIQRVLQQLTEEAALDEASGFNIPAEPTLQPQAQSCRAEPEVQAMAAGPEAEEEELPWCCICNEDATLRCASCDGDLYCVRCFREGHDAFELKEHQTSAYHPQHKSREH from the exons ATGGAGAGTAGGTGCTACGGCTGCGCTGTCAAGTTCACCCTCTTCAAGAAGGAG TACGGCTGTAAGAACTGTGGCCGGGCCTTCTGTTCCGGCTGCCTTAGCTTCAGTGCAGCGGTTCCCCGGGCTGGAAACACCCAACAGAAAGTCTGCAAGCAGTGCCATGAGGTTCTGACCAG GCGTGTGGCAGCCTTGGAAGCCAAGCAGAAGCCCAACACTCCCCAGAGCCATGGACTGACCCAGCAAGACCAAGTCATTGCTGAGCGCCTAGCACGGCTCCGCCAGGAGAACAAGCCCA AGTCAGTGCCCTCGCAGGCGGAGATAGAAGCCAGGCTACTTGCACTGAGGGGTGCACCCCAGGGTTCCATCCCTTCCACCCAGGAGATGGAGGCACGGCTTGCTGCACTGCAGGGCAGAGTTCCACCTTCTCAGACCCCCCAGCTG GCACATCAGCCACCAGACACCAGGACCCAGGCCCAGCAGGCACAGGATCTGCTGACAGAGCTAGCAGCGGAGGTGGCTATTGATGAGAGCTGGGAACGAGGAGGCCCAG CCACCTCTATCCAGAACGACCTCAACCAGGGGGGCCCAGGGCCCCAGAGCACCAGCTGCAAGGGACAGGCCACCTGGTccctggaggaggagaagaggaggctgCTGGCTGAGGCAGCAGTCGCGCTTCAGGAGGAGAACACAAGGCAGGAGCGGATCCTGGCCCTCGCCAAGCGCCTGGCCGTGCTGCAGGGACGGGATCCCGATAGAG TGACCTTCCAGGACTACCGCCTTCCAGACAGTGATGACGAAGAGGATGAGGAGACAGCCATCCAGAGAGTCCTTCAGCAG CTCACTGAAGAAGCTGCCCTGGATGAGGCAAGTGGCTTTAACATCCCTGCAGAGCCAACTCTCCAACCCCAAGCCCAATCCTGCAGGGCAGAGCCTGAG GTCCAGGCCATGGCTGCCGGGCCTGAGGCTGAGGAAGAGGAGCTCCCCTGGTGCTGCATCTGCAATGAGGATGCCACCCTGCGCTGTGCTAGCTGTGACGGAGACCTCTACTGTGTCCGCTGCTTCCG GGAAGGCCATGATGCCTTTGAACTTAAAGAGCACCAGACATCTGCCTACCACCCCCAGCATAAAAGCCGAGAGCACTGA
- the ZFYVE19 gene encoding abscission/NoCut checkpoint regulator isoform X1 — translation MESRCYGCAVKFTLFKKEYGCKNCGRAFCSGCLSFSAAVPRAGNTQQKVCKQCHEVLTRGSSPANASKWSPPQNYKKRVAALEAKQKPNTPQSHGLTQQDQVIAERLARLRQENKPKSVPSQAEIEARLLALRGAPQGSIPSTQEMEARLAALQGRVPPSQTPQLAHQPPDTRTQAQQAQDLLTELAAEVAIDESWERGGPATSIQNDLNQGGPGPQSTSCKGQATWSLEEEKRRLLAEAAVALQEENTRQERILALAKRLAVLQGRDPDRVTFQDYRLPDSDDEEDEETAIQRVLQQLTEEAALDEASGFNIPAEPTLQPQAQSCRAEPEVQAMAAGPEAEEEELPWCCICNEDATLRCASCDGDLYCVRCFREGHDAFELKEHQTSAYHPQHKSREH, via the exons ATGGAGAGTAGGTGCTACGGCTGCGCTGTCAAGTTCACCCTCTTCAAGAAGGAG TACGGCTGTAAGAACTGTGGCCGGGCCTTCTGTTCCGGCTGCCTTAGCTTCAGTGCAGCGGTTCCCCGGGCTGGAAACACCCAACAGAAAGTCTGCAAGCAGTGCCATGAGGTTCTGACCAG AGGATCTTCTCCTGCCAATGCCTCCAAGTGGTCACCACCTCAGAACTATAAGAA GCGTGTGGCAGCCTTGGAAGCCAAGCAGAAGCCCAACACTCCCCAGAGCCATGGACTGACCCAGCAAGACCAAGTCATTGCTGAGCGCCTAGCACGGCTCCGCCAGGAGAACAAGCCCA AGTCAGTGCCCTCGCAGGCGGAGATAGAAGCCAGGCTACTTGCACTGAGGGGTGCACCCCAGGGTTCCATCCCTTCCACCCAGGAGATGGAGGCACGGCTTGCTGCACTGCAGGGCAGAGTTCCACCTTCTCAGACCCCCCAGCTG GCACATCAGCCACCAGACACCAGGACCCAGGCCCAGCAGGCACAGGATCTGCTGACAGAGCTAGCAGCGGAGGTGGCTATTGATGAGAGCTGGGAACGAGGAGGCCCAG CCACCTCTATCCAGAACGACCTCAACCAGGGGGGCCCAGGGCCCCAGAGCACCAGCTGCAAGGGACAGGCCACCTGGTccctggaggaggagaagaggaggctgCTGGCTGAGGCAGCAGTCGCGCTTCAGGAGGAGAACACAAGGCAGGAGCGGATCCTGGCCCTCGCCAAGCGCCTGGCCGTGCTGCAGGGACGGGATCCCGATAGAG TGACCTTCCAGGACTACCGCCTTCCAGACAGTGATGACGAAGAGGATGAGGAGACAGCCATCCAGAGAGTCCTTCAGCAG CTCACTGAAGAAGCTGCCCTGGATGAGGCAAGTGGCTTTAACATCCCTGCAGAGCCAACTCTCCAACCCCAAGCCCAATCCTGCAGGGCAGAGCCTGAG GTCCAGGCCATGGCTGCCGGGCCTGAGGCTGAGGAAGAGGAGCTCCCCTGGTGCTGCATCTGCAATGAGGATGCCACCCTGCGCTGTGCTAGCTGTGACGGAGACCTCTACTGTGTCCGCTGCTTCCG GGAAGGCCATGATGCCTTTGAACTTAAAGAGCACCAGACATCTGCCTACCACCCCCAGCATAAAAGCCGAGAGCACTGA
- the ZFYVE19 gene encoding abscission/NoCut checkpoint regulator isoform X5 — translation MESRCYGCAVKFTLFKKEYGCKNCGRAFCSGCLSFSAAVPRAGNTQQKVCKQCHEVLTRGSSPANASKWSPPQNYKKRVAALEAKQKPNTPQSHGLTQQDQVIAERLARLRQENKPKSVPSQAEIEARLLALRGAPQGSIPSTQEMEARLAALQGRVPPSQTPQLAHQPPDTRTQAQQAQDLLTELAAEVAIDESWERGGPATSIQNDLNQGGPGPQSTSCKGQATWSLEEEKRRLLAEAAVALQEENTRQERILALAKRLAVLQGRDPDRVTFQDYRLPDSDDEEDEETAIQRVLQQLGRPAPVTQTCPWALEMGYRQPQTT, via the exons ATGGAGAGTAGGTGCTACGGCTGCGCTGTCAAGTTCACCCTCTTCAAGAAGGAG TACGGCTGTAAGAACTGTGGCCGGGCCTTCTGTTCCGGCTGCCTTAGCTTCAGTGCAGCGGTTCCCCGGGCTGGAAACACCCAACAGAAAGTCTGCAAGCAGTGCCATGAGGTTCTGACCAG AGGATCTTCTCCTGCCAATGCCTCCAAGTGGTCACCACCTCAGAACTATAAGAA GCGTGTGGCAGCCTTGGAAGCCAAGCAGAAGCCCAACACTCCCCAGAGCCATGGACTGACCCAGCAAGACCAAGTCATTGCTGAGCGCCTAGCACGGCTCCGCCAGGAGAACAAGCCCA AGTCAGTGCCCTCGCAGGCGGAGATAGAAGCCAGGCTACTTGCACTGAGGGGTGCACCCCAGGGTTCCATCCCTTCCACCCAGGAGATGGAGGCACGGCTTGCTGCACTGCAGGGCAGAGTTCCACCTTCTCAGACCCCCCAGCTG GCACATCAGCCACCAGACACCAGGACCCAGGCCCAGCAGGCACAGGATCTGCTGACAGAGCTAGCAGCGGAGGTGGCTATTGATGAGAGCTGGGAACGAGGAGGCCCAG CCACCTCTATCCAGAACGACCTCAACCAGGGGGGCCCAGGGCCCCAGAGCACCAGCTGCAAGGGACAGGCCACCTGGTccctggaggaggagaagaggaggctgCTGGCTGAGGCAGCAGTCGCGCTTCAGGAGGAGAACACAAGGCAGGAGCGGATCCTGGCCCTCGCCAAGCGCCTGGCCGTGCTGCAGGGACGGGATCCCGATAGAG TGACCTTCCAGGACTACCGCCTTCCAGACAGTGATGACGAAGAGGATGAGGAGACAGCCATCCAGAGAGTCCTTCAGCAG CTGGGCCGCCCTGCCCCTGTGACACAGACCTGCCCCTGGGCCCTTGAGATGGGGTATCGGCAGCCACAGACAACATAA
- the ZFYVE19 gene encoding abscission/NoCut checkpoint regulator isoform X4, giving the protein MESRCYGCAVKFTLFKKEYGCKNCGRAFCSGCLSFSAAVPRAGNTQQKVCKQCHEVLTRGSSPANASKWSPPQNYKKRVAALEAKQKPNTPQSHGLTQQDQVIAERLARLRQENKPKSVPSQAEIEARLLALRGAPQGSIPSTQEMEARLAALQGRVPPSQTPQLPPLSRTTSTRGAQGPRAPAARDRPPGPWRRRRGGCWLRQQSRFRRRTQGRSGSWPSPSAWPCCRDGIPIEVEAGGQPLIHVHWAVLPTLTLRPNCTVAVLPARLSQGLGVPVPRGLSSSTQNHEEGAGAKHWMRNKWQPSGGRGTLGPFSDLPGLPPSRQ; this is encoded by the exons ATGGAGAGTAGGTGCTACGGCTGCGCTGTCAAGTTCACCCTCTTCAAGAAGGAG TACGGCTGTAAGAACTGTGGCCGGGCCTTCTGTTCCGGCTGCCTTAGCTTCAGTGCAGCGGTTCCCCGGGCTGGAAACACCCAACAGAAAGTCTGCAAGCAGTGCCATGAGGTTCTGACCAG AGGATCTTCTCCTGCCAATGCCTCCAAGTGGTCACCACCTCAGAACTATAAGAA GCGTGTGGCAGCCTTGGAAGCCAAGCAGAAGCCCAACACTCCCCAGAGCCATGGACTGACCCAGCAAGACCAAGTCATTGCTGAGCGCCTAGCACGGCTCCGCCAGGAGAACAAGCCCA AGTCAGTGCCCTCGCAGGCGGAGATAGAAGCCAGGCTACTTGCACTGAGGGGTGCACCCCAGGGTTCCATCCCTTCCACCCAGGAGATGGAGGCACGGCTTGCTGCACTGCAGGGCAGAGTTCCACCTTCTCAGACCCCCCAGCTG CCACCTCTATCCAGAACGACCTCAACCAGGGGGGCCCAGGGCCCCAGAGCACCAGCTGCAAGGGACAGGCCACCTGGTccctggaggaggagaagaggaggctgCTGGCTGAGGCAGCAGTCGCGCTTCAGGAGGAGAACACAAGGCAGGAGCGGATCCTGGCCCTCGCCAAGCGCCTGGCCGTGCTGCAGGGACGGGATCCCGATAGAGGTAGAGGCTGGGGGGCAGCCACTCATTCATGTCCACTGGGCCGTCCTCCCCACTCTCACCCTCAGGCCAAACTGCACAGTGGCTGTACTCCCTGCCAGGCTGAGTCAGGGGCTGGGGGTCCCTGTGCCCAGGGGTCTATCGAGCTCCACCCAGAACCACGAGGAAGGTGCTGGGGCAAAGCACTGGATGAGGAACAAGTGGCAGCCATCAGGGGGCAGGGGAACCCTGGGTCCCTTCAG TGACCTTCCAGGACTACCGCCTTCCAGACAGTGA
- the ZFYVE19 gene encoding abscission/NoCut checkpoint regulator isoform X3, translating to MESRCYGCAVKFTLFKKEYGCKNCGRAFCSGCLSFSAAVPRAGNTQQKVCKQCHEVLTRGSSPANASKWSPPQNYKKRVAALEAKQKPNTPQSHGLTQQDQVIAERLARLRQENKPKSVPSQAEIEARLLALRGAPQGSIPSTQEMEARLAALQGRVPPSQTPQLAHQPPDTRTQAQQAQDLLTELAAEVAIDESWERGGPATSIQNDLNQGGPGPQSTSCKGQATWSLEEEKRRLLAEAAVALQEENTRQERILALAKRLAVLQGRDPDRGRGWGAATHSCPLGRPPHSHPQAKLHSGCTPCQAESGAGGPCAQGSIELHPEPRGRCWGKALDEEQVAAIRGQGNPGSLQ from the exons ATGGAGAGTAGGTGCTACGGCTGCGCTGTCAAGTTCACCCTCTTCAAGAAGGAG TACGGCTGTAAGAACTGTGGCCGGGCCTTCTGTTCCGGCTGCCTTAGCTTCAGTGCAGCGGTTCCCCGGGCTGGAAACACCCAACAGAAAGTCTGCAAGCAGTGCCATGAGGTTCTGACCAG AGGATCTTCTCCTGCCAATGCCTCCAAGTGGTCACCACCTCAGAACTATAAGAA GCGTGTGGCAGCCTTGGAAGCCAAGCAGAAGCCCAACACTCCCCAGAGCCATGGACTGACCCAGCAAGACCAAGTCATTGCTGAGCGCCTAGCACGGCTCCGCCAGGAGAACAAGCCCA AGTCAGTGCCCTCGCAGGCGGAGATAGAAGCCAGGCTACTTGCACTGAGGGGTGCACCCCAGGGTTCCATCCCTTCCACCCAGGAGATGGAGGCACGGCTTGCTGCACTGCAGGGCAGAGTTCCACCTTCTCAGACCCCCCAGCTG GCACATCAGCCACCAGACACCAGGACCCAGGCCCAGCAGGCACAGGATCTGCTGACAGAGCTAGCAGCGGAGGTGGCTATTGATGAGAGCTGGGAACGAGGAGGCCCAG CCACCTCTATCCAGAACGACCTCAACCAGGGGGGCCCAGGGCCCCAGAGCACCAGCTGCAAGGGACAGGCCACCTGGTccctggaggaggagaagaggaggctgCTGGCTGAGGCAGCAGTCGCGCTTCAGGAGGAGAACACAAGGCAGGAGCGGATCCTGGCCCTCGCCAAGCGCCTGGCCGTGCTGCAGGGACGGGATCCCGATAGAGGTAGAGGCTGGGGGGCAGCCACTCATTCATGTCCACTGGGCCGTCCTCCCCACTCTCACCCTCAGGCCAAACTGCACAGTGGCTGTACTCCCTGCCAGGCTGAGTCAGGGGCTGGGGGTCCCTGTGCCCAGGGGTCTATCGAGCTCCACCCAGAACCACGAGGAAGGTGCTGGGGCAAAGCACTGGATGAGGAACAAGTGGCAGCCATCAGGGGGCAGGGGAACCCTGGGTCCCTTCAG TGA